One window of Epinephelus fuscoguttatus linkage group LG9, E.fuscoguttatus.final_Chr_v1 genomic DNA carries:
- the adra2db gene encoding alpha-2Db adrenergic receptor: protein MDLTQLNLLVENVSSNENTTDAPFGLPHTGAATALIILVVTVIISVTIVGNVLVIVAVLTSRALRAPQNLFLVSLASADILVATLVIPFSLANEVMGYWYFGSTWCAFYLSLDVLFCTSSIVHLCAISLDRYWSVTKAVSYNLKRTPKRIKSMIAVVWVISAVISFPPLLMTKHDERECLLNDETWYILSSCIVSFFAPGLIMILVYCKIYKVAKQRSSTVFVAKNGLERQPSQSETCFVRKDRFETESPSSQSSGSHQQRQGELDDIDLEESCCPSDTKPRNNRFTKRRKVEGSDCCPPQNCRLSWASARASQLYPEQKNPAGRQHLAAANKTKVAQMREKRFTFVLAVVMGVFVLCWFPFFFTYSLHAICRDSCYIPGALFNLFFWIGYCNSSVNPIIYTIFNRDFRKSFKKIICRTSKRT from the coding sequence ATGGATTTAACCCAGTTAAATCTGTTGGTGGAAAACGTTTCCAGTAATGAGAACACCACGGACGCACCGTTTGGCTTGCCACACACGGGGGCAGCTACTGCGCTCATCATCCTTGTGGTCACTGTGATCATCTCTGTGACCATAGTCGGTAACGTTTTAGTGATTGTAGCGGTGCTGACCAGCCGGGCTCTCCGTGCGCCCCAGAACCTTTTCCTGGTCTCTTTGGCATCAGCGGACATCCTGGTGGCCACATTGGTCATCCCCTTCTCCCTCGCCAATGAAGTCATGGGCTACTGGTACTTTGGAAGCACTTGGTGCGCTTTCTATTTGTCTTTGGACGTGTTGTTTTGCACCTCATCCATCGTGCACCTGTGCGCAATCAGCCTGGACCGCTACTGGTCAGTGACAAAGGCGGTCAGCTACAACCTGAAGCGGACACCTAAGCGCATCAAGTCCATGATCGCTGTAGTGTGGGTAATATCTGCTGTcatctccttccctcctcttctcATGACCAAACATGATGAACGGGAGTGTCTGCTGAACGATGAGACCTGGTacatcctctcctcctgcatTGTGTCCTTCTTCGCTCCAGGTCTCATCATGATTCTGGTTTACTGTAAAATTTATAAGGTGGCCAAGCAGCGCAGCTCCACCGTGTTCGTGGCCAAGAACGGCCTGGAGAGGCAGCCCTCTCAGTCCGAGACCTGTTTCGTGAGGAAGGACCGGTTCGAGACGGAGAGCCCCAGTAGCCAGAGCTCCGGCAGCCACCAGCAGAGGCAAGGGGAGCTGGATGACATCGATCTGGAGGAGAGCTGTTGTCCGTCGGATACTAAACCCCGCAATAATCGCTTCACCAAGCGGAGAAAGGTGGAGGGGTCAGACTGTTGCCCGCCTCAGAACTGCCGTCTCTCCTGGGCTTCAGCCCGGGCGTCACAGCTCTACCCGGAGCAGAAGAACCCAGCTGGGCGACAACATCTGGCCGCAGCCAACAAAACCAAAGTGGCCCAGATGAGGGAGAAACGTTTCACCTTCGTGCTGGCGGTGGTGATGGGGGTGTTTGTGCTTTGCTGGTTCCCCTTCttctttacatacagtcttcATGCCATCTGCAGAGACAGCTGCTACATCCCTGGCGCACTCTTTAACCTCTTCTTTTGGATTGGCTACTGCAACAGTTCTGTGAACCCCATAATATACACTATTTTCAACAGGGATTTCAGGAAATCCTTCAAGAAAATCATATGCAGAACTTCTAAACGCACATGA